A genomic region of Stenotrophomonas sp. NA06056 contains the following coding sequences:
- a CDS encoding response regulator transcription factor, translating to MRQTKETSGLVLVVEDNRNISEMIGEYLEGRGFEVDYAQDGLDGYRLAAENSYDVVVLDLMLPRLDGIEVCRRLRNDARKSTPVLMLTARDTLDDKLTGLGFGADDYLTKPFAIQELEARLRALIRRERRQVGSEVLKVADLVLDPVSMRATRAGTELQLSPIGLRLLTILMRESPRVVTRQEIEREIWGNGLPDSDTLRSHLYNLRKIIDKPFDRPLLHTVQSAGYRIADIAQPMA from the coding sequence ATGCGTCAGACGAAGGAGACTTCCGGCTTGGTGCTGGTGGTCGAAGACAACCGCAACATCTCCGAGATGATCGGTGAATACCTGGAAGGCCGTGGCTTCGAGGTGGACTATGCGCAGGATGGCCTGGACGGCTACCGTCTGGCTGCCGAGAACAGCTACGACGTGGTCGTGCTGGACCTGATGCTGCCGCGACTGGATGGCATCGAAGTGTGCCGCCGGCTGCGCAACGATGCGCGCAAGTCGACCCCGGTGCTGATGCTGACCGCGCGCGACACGCTGGATGACAAGCTTACCGGCCTCGGTTTTGGTGCCGATGATTACCTGACCAAGCCGTTCGCGATCCAGGAACTGGAAGCCCGCCTGCGCGCGCTGATCCGCCGCGAGCGTCGCCAGGTCGGTTCGGAAGTGCTCAAGGTCGCCGACCTGGTGCTCGATCCGGTCAGCATGCGTGCCACGCGTGCCGGCACCGAACTGCAGCTGTCGCCGATCGGCCTGCGCCTGTTGACCATCCTGATGCGCGAATCGCCGCGTGTGGTCACCCGCCAGGAAATCGAGCGCGAAATCTGGGGCAACGGCCTGCCTGATTCGGACACGTTGCGCAGCCACCTGTACAACCTGCGCAAGATCATCGACAAGCCGTTCGACCGGCCGCTGCTGCACACCGTGCAGAGTGCGGGCTATCGCATCGCCGATATCGCCCAGCCGATGGCCTGA
- a CDS encoding arylesterase, with protein MRKTGWSRQAGAMMMLLLGLLLLPALACAKGPATGTVLVLGDSLSAAHNIPADAGWVSLLQQRVRQQSKTPPRIVNASMSGETTAGALTRLPGLLGREKPTVVVIALGGNDALRGLTPAQVQGNLEKMVQASQKAGAKVLLLGIDVPPNYGPGYRQRLAAAYRALATQYKVPLLPFLLEGVALQPGLMQADGLHPTAQAQPKVLDNVWPLLKPLL; from the coding sequence ATGCGCAAGACGGGATGGAGCCGGCAAGCCGGCGCAATGATGATGCTGTTGCTAGGGTTGCTGCTGTTGCCGGCACTGGCGTGTGCCAAAGGTCCGGCCACCGGTACCGTGCTGGTGCTCGGTGACAGCCTCAGTGCCGCCCACAATATCCCGGCCGATGCAGGCTGGGTCAGCCTGCTGCAGCAGCGGGTCAGGCAGCAGTCGAAAACCCCACCGCGCATCGTCAACGCCAGCATGAGCGGGGAAACCACCGCTGGCGCGCTGACCCGCCTGCCGGGCCTGCTCGGCCGCGAGAAGCCCACGGTGGTGGTGATCGCCCTCGGTGGCAACGATGCGCTGCGCGGGCTGACCCCGGCGCAGGTGCAGGGCAACCTGGAAAAAATGGTGCAGGCCAGCCAGAAGGCCGGGGCCAAGGTGCTGCTGTTGGGCATCGACGTGCCGCCCAACTATGGGCCGGGCTACCGCCAGCGCCTGGCGGCGGCGTACCGTGCACTGGCCACGCAGTACAAGGTGCCGTTGCTGCCGTTCCTGCTGGAAGGCGTGGCCCTGCAGCCGGGGTTGATGCAGGCTGACGGCCTGCATCCCACCGCGCAGGCGCAGCCGAAAGTGCTGGACAACGTATGGCCGCTGTTGAAACCGCTGCTGTGA
- a CDS encoding ATP-binding cassette domain-containing protein, with translation MHGPEGEVHILDNITLTVHEGTSVAIVGASGSGKTTLLGLLAGLDLPSRGRIALAGQELTALDEEARAQLRAREVGFVFQSFHLLPALTAAENIALPLELAGREDRRRVDEVLAAVGLSHRARHYPRQLSGGEQQRVALARAFVTRPRILFADEPTGSLDQATGQHISDLLFELNAGSGTTLVLVTHDLRLAQRCQYIHRIDNGRLQPVEHGVDA, from the coding sequence GTGCATGGCCCGGAGGGTGAAGTCCACATACTGGACAACATCACCCTGACCGTCCATGAAGGCACCAGCGTGGCGATTGTCGGGGCCTCCGGTTCCGGCAAGACCACCCTGCTCGGCCTGCTGGCCGGGCTGGACCTGCCCAGCCGCGGCCGCATCGCGCTGGCGGGCCAGGAACTGACCGCATTGGACGAAGAAGCGCGTGCACAGCTGCGCGCACGCGAAGTCGGCTTTGTCTTCCAGAGCTTCCATCTGCTGCCGGCGCTGACGGCCGCCGAGAACATCGCGCTGCCGCTGGAACTGGCCGGGCGCGAGGACCGCAGGCGGGTGGATGAGGTGCTGGCTGCGGTCGGGCTCTCGCACCGCGCGCGCCACTATCCACGGCAGTTGTCCGGCGGCGAACAGCAGCGTGTCGCCCTCGCCCGTGCCTTCGTCACCCGCCCGCGCATCCTGTTCGCCGACGAGCCCACCGGCTCGCTGGACCAGGCCACCGGCCAGCACATCAGCGATCTGCTGTTTGAACTCAATGCCGGCAGCGGGACCACGCTGGTGCTGGTCACCCACGATCTGCGCCTGGCGCAGCGCTGCCAGTACATCCATCGCATCGACAACGGCCGCCTGCAGCCGGTGGAACACGGAGTGGACGCATGA
- a CDS encoding FtsX-like permease family protein gives MNLLRHAWRALRREALAGDLLTVFAALVLGVAVMTAVGTLVNRVNLALTSSAAEMLGGDLGVAGRDDPPAAFADEAQRRGLAHTRLASFGSVLFQGDASQMASIKAVEAGYPLRGALRVRATPGGALIADAGMPAKGQAYADPRLLQALGLKAGDDLEFGAGTLRIAGIIESEPDAGGDLLTLSPTLLVNRADVEGTGLLGPGSRINYRLMFTGPATDIAAFRQWLLPQVKGMRLLSVNDTQRGVRQAFDLAGRFLGLSALLAVLLAGVATALAANRFALRRIDQVAILRCLGARQRDVLFGLALQLLMLAVPACAIGIGLGMAAQEGLVQVLGSLVPQRLPLPEAMPALTGAGIGLLLLFGFGLPPLLRLRGVPPMRVLNRSFAALPPASLLAYVAALAASLVLAVQVTGDLKLALWVLGGLAGLAVAAGVVGFLLLQLLRGLQHRLHGNWRLGLAALTRRRMLAVMQLVGLSLSLCALLLLAVIGPGLLQQWRERLPADTPNYFLINIQPEQRDSVLAALHGLGADDASIEPMATGRLIAINGKPPLRVDRTPAEGNQAQGEGQRDDDDENRPLNFSWRSTFPPANTLVNGTFWTPDSTAPEASVEIGWAKRYGVHPGDRITIAVGEQEREFAVTSVRKADWNTFRPNFFVLLNPNAVGDTPHNLLSAFHLPAGQAAGLGALVRAQPNLSLLDVDAVISQVRDVMERVAQAVQLVMVFSLLAGVLVLLAALQATAGERRYDSAVLRTLGATRRQLRGAVLVEFGALGALAALLAVGAAAVIGVAVSQKVFELPLLPPWPGLLLGGLLGIGLSLLAGWWGTRRILHTPPALALREA, from the coding sequence ATGAACCTGCTGCGGCATGCGTGGCGCGCACTGCGCCGCGAAGCCCTGGCCGGTGACCTGCTGACCGTCTTCGCCGCCCTGGTACTGGGCGTGGCGGTGATGACAGCGGTGGGCACGCTGGTCAACCGGGTCAACCTGGCATTGACCAGCAGCGCCGCGGAAATGCTCGGCGGCGACCTCGGCGTGGCCGGGCGCGACGACCCGCCTGCTGCGTTCGCCGACGAAGCGCAGCGACGCGGCCTGGCGCACACGCGGCTGGCCAGCTTCGGCAGCGTGCTGTTCCAGGGCGATGCCAGCCAGATGGCCAGCATCAAGGCCGTGGAAGCAGGCTACCCGCTACGCGGTGCGTTGCGCGTGCGCGCCACGCCCGGCGGCGCACTGATCGCCGACGCCGGGATGCCCGCAAAGGGCCAGGCCTATGCCGATCCACGCCTGCTGCAGGCGCTCGGCCTGAAGGCCGGCGATGATCTGGAATTCGGCGCGGGCACGCTGCGCATCGCCGGCATCATCGAATCGGAACCGGATGCCGGTGGCGACCTGCTGACGCTGTCGCCGACCCTGCTGGTCAACCGCGCCGATGTGGAAGGTACCGGCCTGCTCGGCCCTGGCAGCCGCATCAACTACCGATTGATGTTCACCGGCCCAGCCACCGATATCGCGGCCTTCCGGCAATGGCTGCTGCCGCAGGTGAAAGGCATGCGCCTGCTCAGCGTGAACGATACCCAGCGCGGGGTACGCCAAGCCTTCGACCTGGCCGGTCGCTTCCTCGGCCTGAGCGCACTGCTGGCGGTGCTGCTGGCCGGCGTGGCCACCGCACTGGCGGCCAACCGGTTCGCCCTGCGTCGCATCGACCAGGTGGCGATCCTGCGCTGCCTGGGCGCACGCCAACGCGACGTCCTGTTCGGCCTGGCACTGCAGCTGTTGATGCTGGCGGTACCGGCCTGCGCGATCGGCATCGGCCTGGGCATGGCCGCGCAGGAAGGGTTGGTGCAGGTGCTGGGCAGCTTGGTGCCGCAACGCCTGCCGCTGCCCGAAGCGATGCCCGCGCTGACCGGCGCGGGGATCGGCCTGTTGCTGCTGTTCGGCTTCGGGCTGCCGCCGCTGCTGCGCCTGCGTGGGGTGCCGCCGATGCGCGTGCTCAACCGCTCGTTCGCGGCCTTGCCGCCGGCCTCGCTGCTGGCCTATGTGGCCGCACTCGCGGCCAGTCTGGTGCTTGCTGTGCAGGTCACCGGCGACTTGAAGCTGGCCTTGTGGGTGCTGGGTGGCCTGGCCGGGCTGGCGGTCGCCGCAGGCGTGGTCGGGTTCCTGCTGCTGCAGTTGTTGCGTGGCCTGCAGCATCGTCTGCACGGCAACTGGCGGTTGGGACTGGCCGCGCTGACCCGGCGGCGGATGCTGGCAGTGATGCAACTTGTGGGGTTGTCACTGTCGCTGTGCGCCCTGCTGTTGCTGGCGGTGATCGGCCCCGGCCTGTTGCAGCAATGGCGCGAGCGCCTGCCCGCGGACACGCCGAACTACTTCCTGATCAACATCCAGCCCGAGCAGCGCGACAGCGTGCTGGCCGCTCTGCACGGCCTGGGTGCGGACGACGCCAGCATCGAACCGATGGCCACCGGCCGCCTGATCGCGATCAACGGCAAGCCGCCGCTGCGGGTGGACCGCACCCCGGCCGAAGGCAATCAGGCGCAGGGCGAAGGCCAGCGCGACGACGATGACGAGAACCGGCCGCTGAACTTCAGCTGGCGCAGCACGTTCCCGCCGGCCAATACACTGGTCAACGGCACGTTCTGGACGCCGGACAGCACCGCGCCGGAAGCCTCGGTGGAGATCGGCTGGGCCAAGCGCTACGGCGTGCATCCGGGCGACCGCATCACCATTGCGGTGGGTGAGCAGGAGCGCGAGTTCGCCGTGACCAGTGTGCGCAAAGCGGACTGGAACACCTTCCGGCCGAACTTCTTCGTGCTGTTGAACCCGAACGCGGTGGGCGATACGCCGCACAACCTGCTGTCGGCGTTCCACCTGCCGGCGGGACAGGCGGCGGGTCTCGGGGCCCTGGTGCGCGCGCAGCCGAACCTGTCGCTGCTGGACGTGGATGCGGTGATCTCGCAGGTGCGCGATGTAATGGAACGGGTGGCGCAGGCGGTGCAGCTGGTGATGGTGTTCAGCCTGCTGGCTGGCGTGCTGGTACTGCTGGCGGCGCTGCAGGCGACGGCTGGCGAGCGCCGCTATGACAGCGCAGTGCTGCGTACGCTGGGTGCAACGCGGCGGCAGCTGCGTGGCGCGGTGCTGGTCGAGTTCGGTGCGCTGGGCGCCCTCGCGGCGCTGCTGGCGGTGGGCGCGGCAGCAGTGATCGGCGTGGCGGTGTCGCAGAAGGTGTTCGAGCTGCCGCTGCTGCCGCCTTGGCCGGGCCTGCTGCTGGGTGGCCTGCTCGGCATCGGCCTGAGCCTGCTGGCCGGCTGGTGGGGCACCCGGCGGATCCTGCACACGCCACCGGCATTGGCACTGCGCGAGGCCTGA
- a CDS encoding DMT family protein translates to MPGTSFAAYLYPVLLLLGSNIFMTFAWYGHLKYKSAPLMMVIMVSWGIAFFEYCLQVPGNRLGSAVYSAPQLKGMQEVITLLVFAVFSAFYLGQPLKWNHYAAFGLIVAAAFLMFKE, encoded by the coding sequence ATGCCCGGCACGTCGTTCGCCGCCTACCTGTACCCGGTGTTGCTGCTGCTCGGCAGCAACATCTTCATGACCTTCGCCTGGTATGGGCACCTGAAGTACAAGAGCGCGCCGTTGATGATGGTCATCATGGTCAGCTGGGGCATCGCGTTCTTCGAGTACTGCCTGCAGGTGCCGGGCAACCGGCTGGGCAGCGCGGTGTATTCGGCGCCGCAGCTGAAGGGCATGCAGGAAGTGATCACGCTGCTGGTGTTTGCGGTGTTTTCCGCGTTCTACCTGGGCCAGCCGCTGAAGTGGAACCACTATGCGGCGTTCGGGCTGATCGTGGCGGCGGCGTTTTTGATGTTCAAGGAATGA
- a CDS encoding DUF6607 family protein gives MKFQTASVMVLLAASGAANAQPSDIARDHDSILAMQGEYTVDFAFDETVLLKPGYERAPAMRSGGNEVVIVVEDSPKRIVLQHLLVDSKSGHVTKHWRQDWVYEAPNRFEFSADQTWQVRTIAAATNQGAWTQCVYEVSDAPRYCGTGTWTYGNNVPTWTSDISWRPLPRREYTKRSDYNALAVVNRHTLTPNGWTHEQFNTKVQRNVDGSQVEIAREFGFNDYIKTTEVDFTPARDYWKATAGYWSKVRQRWDGFLTQAPGVHLKTKLDGMAMIIPLFTQAEEIQAGKKVKDKQIDEVFAKYVEKAPKEG, from the coding sequence ATGAAGTTCCAGACAGCCAGCGTGATGGTGCTGCTCGCCGCCAGTGGCGCCGCCAACGCACAGCCCTCCGACATCGCCCGTGACCACGACAGCATCCTGGCGATGCAGGGCGAGTACACGGTGGATTTCGCCTTCGATGAGACCGTGCTGCTGAAGCCGGGCTACGAGCGCGCACCGGCCATGCGCAGCGGCGGCAACGAAGTGGTTATCGTGGTCGAGGACAGCCCGAAGCGCATCGTGCTGCAGCACCTGCTGGTGGACAGCAAGAGCGGCCATGTGACCAAGCACTGGCGCCAGGACTGGGTGTACGAAGCGCCGAACCGCTTCGAGTTCAGCGCCGACCAGACGTGGCAGGTACGCACGATTGCCGCTGCGACCAACCAGGGCGCCTGGACCCAGTGCGTGTACGAAGTCAGCGACGCACCGCGCTATTGCGGCACCGGCACGTGGACCTACGGCAACAACGTTCCGACCTGGACCAGCGACATCAGCTGGCGCCCGCTGCCACGCCGCGAGTACACCAAGCGCAGCGACTACAACGCGCTGGCCGTGGTCAACCGCCACACCCTGACGCCGAACGGCTGGACCCACGAGCAGTTCAACACCAAGGTGCAGCGCAACGTCGATGGCAGCCAGGTCGAAATCGCCCGCGAATTCGGCTTCAACGACTACATCAAGACCACTGAGGTCGACTTCACCCCGGCGCGCGATTACTGGAAGGCCACTGCCGGTTACTGGAGCAAGGTGCGCCAGCGTTGGGACGGCTTCCTGACCCAGGCCCCGGGCGTGCACCTGAAGACCAAGCTCGACGGCATGGCGATGATCATCCCGTTGTTCACCCAGGCCGAAGAGATCCAGGCCGGGAAGAAGGTGAAGGACAAGCAGATCGACGAGGTCTTCGCCAAGTACGTGGAAAAGGCGCCGAAGGAAGGTTGA
- a CDS encoding Hemin transport protein: protein MSRALSARRLPSSLSRSSLRAWPAPAQLAALGTVLCLYHADGNELGGWRQAVSVHACQGVDSEGLRESLCFLDARGRCVWRLYLLPDSDFLAWDRLVATLPPGPSHDADGSVGERLWRRLAGHLGGQRWRLCTLRLHAADEGRTLAASLSTLSSLGAATARRIARMEGAEGELAIDDCCCADAARRPAARAPGDLPLVRL from the coding sequence ATGAGCCGAGCCCTGTCCGCGCGTCGCCTGCCGTCCTCCCTGTCGCGTTCGTCGCTGCGGGCGTGGCCCGCGCCGGCACAGCTGGCAGCGCTCGGCACCGTGTTGTGCCTGTACCACGCCGATGGCAATGAACTGGGCGGCTGGCGCCAGGCGGTATCGGTGCATGCCTGCCAGGGCGTGGACAGCGAAGGCCTGCGCGAAAGCCTGTGTTTCCTCGATGCACGTGGCCGTTGCGTGTGGCGGCTGTACCTGTTGCCGGACAGCGATTTCCTGGCCTGGGACCGGCTGGTGGCGACGCTGCCGCCGGGACCTTCGCACGATGCCGATGGCAGCGTCGGCGAGCGCCTGTGGCGGCGTTTGGCCGGGCACCTGGGCGGCCAACGCTGGCGCCTGTGCACGCTGCGCCTGCATGCCGCCGACGAGGGCCGCACTCTCGCAGCCAGCCTGTCCACGCTGTCCTCGCTGGGTGCCGCCACCGCACGCCGTATCGCGCGCATGGAAGGCGCCGAAGGTGAGCTGGCGATCGATGACTGCTGCTGCGCCGACGCCGCACGCCGTCCCGCCGCGCGTGCTCCCGGCGATCTGCCGCTGGTCCGCCTGTGA
- a CDS encoding TonB-dependent hemoglobin/transferrin/lactoferrin family receptor — MTRPTALSIALWMALPLSAHAAADAAPDAREFDRVQVTATRTERAVSDVAATVDVIDREQMDRQLVQDIKDLVRYEPGLSVSRSATRFGLGSIRIRGLDGNRVRIQTDGIAMPTSFNIGSFSNANRNFTDLDTLKRVEIVRGPASSLYGSDALGGVVAFVTKDPADYLKDGKDSYVGLKFGYDGEWKGLLGGVTSAFGGEHWSGMVNINHRQGQETDNKGNVRSNDNTRTAANPQDRDGRSGLAKLVYAPSEDQRFRLTVEGNEDNTDTEVLSAIDRTTTTGMKARDTQNRTRVSFAHEMDALDKGFADSLHWQVYTQDSETRQRTNEARANGSTRHREFSFDQRVYGLQAVFNKAFTTGSVEHALTYGFDGARTEIRQKRDGYQVSNRGVVSTTILPDAFPVRDFPISRTTELGLYAQDEMRLADGKLSLVPGVRVDRYELKPDVDSIFAEDNPGVAVSELKKTSVSPKFGLVYRFTDELSLFAGYSRGFRSPPYNDVNLGFTNFAFGYTAIPNPDLKPETSDGVELGMRFLTPAAYVSLSGYYNDYKDFIESQTLVGTNAQGLMVFQSRNIADARIYGAELKAGVDFGQISPALQGWALRSAVAWSRGDNKTADVPLDSVDPMRGTVGLMYDTDTWGVELAGTFVKRKDRLASTTAYRPAGYGVADLMAHWNFAPGATFNVGVFNLGDKRYIDWSNVGSTLSATSTVLDRYTSPGRTLSASLAVSW, encoded by the coding sequence ATGACCCGCCCGACTGCCCTTTCCATTGCCTTGTGGATGGCCCTGCCGCTGTCCGCCCATGCTGCTGCCGATGCCGCGCCCGACGCGCGCGAGTTTGATCGCGTGCAGGTCACCGCCACCCGTACCGAACGTGCGGTCAGCGATGTCGCCGCCACCGTCGATGTGATCGACCGCGAGCAGATGGACCGGCAGCTGGTGCAGGACATCAAGGATCTGGTCCGCTACGAGCCGGGCCTGTCGGTCAGCCGCAGCGCTACGCGCTTCGGCCTGGGCAGCATCCGCATCCGCGGCCTGGACGGCAACCGCGTGCGCATCCAGACCGATGGCATCGCCATGCCGACCAGTTTCAACATCGGCTCGTTTTCCAACGCCAACCGCAACTTCACCGACCTGGACACGCTCAAGCGCGTGGAGATCGTGCGCGGCCCGGCCAGCTCGCTGTATGGTTCGGACGCACTCGGCGGCGTGGTTGCCTTCGTCACCAAGGACCCTGCGGATTACCTGAAGGATGGCAAGGACAGCTACGTCGGCCTGAAGTTCGGCTACGACGGCGAGTGGAAGGGCCTGCTCGGCGGCGTGACCAGCGCCTTCGGTGGCGAGCACTGGAGCGGCATGGTCAACATCAACCACCGCCAGGGCCAGGAAACCGACAACAAGGGCAACGTGCGCAGCAACGACAACACGCGTACGGCGGCCAACCCGCAGGACCGTGATGGTCGCAGCGGCCTGGCCAAGCTGGTCTATGCACCCAGCGAAGACCAGCGCTTCCGCCTGACCGTGGAAGGCAACGAAGACAACACCGATACCGAAGTGTTGTCCGCGATCGACCGCACCACCACCACCGGCATGAAGGCGCGCGACACGCAGAACCGCACCCGCGTGTCCTTTGCCCACGAGATGGATGCGCTGGACAAGGGCTTCGCCGACAGCCTGCACTGGCAGGTCTACACGCAGGACAGCGAAACCCGGCAGCGCACCAATGAGGCGCGCGCCAATGGCAGCACCCGCCATCGCGAGTTCAGTTTCGACCAGCGCGTGTATGGTCTGCAGGCGGTGTTCAACAAGGCCTTCACCACCGGCAGCGTCGAACACGCGCTGACCTATGGCTTCGATGGCGCCCGCACCGAGATCCGCCAGAAGCGTGATGGCTACCAGGTCAGCAACCGCGGCGTGGTCAGCACCACGATCCTGCCCGACGCGTTCCCCGTGCGCGATTTCCCGATCAGCAGGACCACCGAGCTGGGCCTGTACGCGCAGGATGAAATGCGCCTGGCCGACGGCAAGCTGTCGCTGGTGCCCGGCGTGCGCGTGGACCGCTACGAACTGAAGCCGGACGTGGACAGCATCTTCGCCGAGGACAATCCGGGCGTGGCCGTGTCCGAACTGAAGAAGACCAGCGTGTCGCCGAAGTTCGGCCTGGTCTATCGCTTCACCGACGAGCTGTCGCTGTTCGCGGGCTATTCGCGTGGGTTCCGCTCGCCGCCGTACAACGACGTCAACCTCGGCTTCACCAACTTCGCCTTCGGTTACACCGCCATTCCCAATCCGGACCTGAAGCCGGAAACCAGCGACGGTGTCGAGCTGGGCATGCGCTTCCTGACCCCGGCGGCGTACGTGAGCCTGAGTGGCTACTACAACGACTACAAGGACTTCATCGAGTCGCAGACGCTGGTGGGTACCAACGCGCAGGGCTTGATGGTGTTCCAGTCGCGCAACATCGCCGACGCGCGCATCTACGGCGCCGAACTGAAGGCCGGCGTCGACTTCGGTCAGATCAGTCCGGCGCTGCAGGGCTGGGCGCTGCGCAGTGCGGTGGCGTGGTCGCGCGGCGACAACAAGACCGCCGATGTGCCGCTGGATTCGGTTGATCCGATGCGCGGTACCGTCGGCCTGATGTACGACACCGATACCTGGGGCGTCGAACTGGCCGGCACCTTCGTCAAGCGCAAGGACCGGCTGGCCAGCACCACCGCCTATCGCCCGGCCGGCTACGGCGTAGCCGACCTGATGGCGCACTGGAACTTCGCTCCGGGCGCAACCTTCAACGTTGGTGTCTTCAACCTGGGTGACAAGCGTTACATCGACTGGTCCAACGTCGGCTCGACCCTGTCGGCCACCAGCACCGTTCTGGACCGCTATACCAGCCCCGGCCGCACCCTGTCGGCCAGCCTTGCCGTGTCCTGGTGA
- a CDS encoding hemin uptake protein HemP gives MNAQPVLLRPETLTLRDRPVRVVPPEEVIDSEALLKGRREILIQHGDRFYRLRHTSNDKLILTK, from the coding sequence ATGAATGCTCAACCTGTACTGCTGCGCCCCGAAACGCTGACCCTCCGCGACCGCCCGGTTCGTGTCGTTCCGCCGGAAGAGGTCATCGACAGCGAAGCTCTGCTCAAGGGCCGTCGTGAAATCCTGATCCAGCACGGTGACCGCTTCTACCGTCTGCGTCATACCAGCAACGACAAGCTGATCCTGACCAAGTAA
- a CDS encoding aldo/keto reductase yields the protein MLYRRLGSTGLPISALSFGAWVTFGDQVPRDEARNLVAAAWDHGINFFDNAEGYANGRAEQVMGDVIADLRLPRDGFCVSSKVFFGSAKDPRPTQRGLSRKHVTDACHAALKRLRVDYLDLYYCHRPDPDAPIAETVHAMDTLVRQGKVLYWGTSEWSANQIQEAVDIAARHNLQAPSMEQPQYNLLHRQRVEVEYAPLYATAGLGTTIFSPLASGLLSGKYDDGVPADARLGREGMGWLQDLVLGDNADARLAQVRRFSAVARELGHAPASLAIAWCLRNPNVSSVILGASRVSQLLQNLQALDVLAQVDDVGWAQVDAVFA from the coding sequence ATGCTCTACCGTCGCCTTGGCTCCACCGGCCTGCCGATTTCCGCCCTGTCCTTCGGCGCCTGGGTGACCTTCGGCGACCAGGTGCCGCGCGATGAGGCGCGCAACCTGGTGGCGGCGGCCTGGGACCATGGCATCAACTTCTTCGACAACGCCGAGGGCTATGCCAACGGCCGCGCCGAGCAGGTGATGGGCGATGTGATCGCCGACCTGCGGCTGCCGCGCGATGGTTTCTGCGTCTCCAGCAAGGTGTTCTTCGGCAGTGCCAAGGACCCGCGGCCGACCCAGCGCGGGCTGTCGCGCAAGCATGTGACCGACGCCTGCCACGCCGCGCTCAAGCGCCTGCGGGTGGACTACCTGGACCTTTATTACTGCCATCGCCCGGATCCGGACGCCCCGATCGCTGAGACGGTGCATGCCATGGATACCCTGGTCCGGCAGGGCAAGGTGCTGTACTGGGGCACCTCGGAATGGTCGGCCAACCAGATCCAGGAAGCGGTGGACATCGCCGCGCGCCACAACCTGCAGGCGCCGTCGATGGAGCAGCCGCAATACAACCTGTTGCACCGGCAGCGGGTGGAAGTGGAGTACGCGCCGCTGTATGCCACCGCCGGGCTCGGCACCACCATCTTCTCGCCACTGGCCTCCGGCCTGCTGAGCGGCAAGTACGACGACGGCGTCCCGGCCGATGCGCGGCTGGGCCGCGAAGGCATGGGCTGGCTGCAGGACCTGGTGCTGGGCGACAACGCCGATGCGCGCCTGGCCCAGGTACGCCGCTTCAGTGCAGTGGCCCGCGAGCTGGGACACGCCCCGGCCAGCCTGGCCATCGCCTGGTGCCTGCGCAATCCCAACGTCTCCAGTGTGATCCTCGGCGCCAGCCGGGTCAGCCAGCTGCTGCAGAACCTGCAGGCGCTGGACGTGCTGGCACAGGTGGACGACGTTGGTTGGGCGCAGGTGGACGCCGTATTCGCCTGA